Part of the Merismopedia glauca CCAP 1448/3 genome is shown below.
CAGAATGTTGGTTTGTCCCAAGACACCAGTATTGGGATTCGACCACGAACAGTCAGAAGAAAGCAAAAGTACGGTAATTGTGGGTCAATATACTTCAGAGATGAGTTCTGACCCCAATATCCGTAACTTGCAGTTCTATAACGTGATTTTGCTCGATGAAAATAATAAGCCCTTGCATCAAATCCCATTGAGCTACAAGGCTAAAGGTGCAAACCAAGCCTCTTTTGCCCAACATTGGCAGCAGTTTTGTCATGAAATCACAGCTTGTCACGCTATAGCTAATAGGATACCAGCCAAGCCTAAGAATACTCTGTTCTACTCTTTGGCAGTCTTCTGCTTTACGACTGAAAGAACGCTAGCGGGAAGTCTCAAGAAAGGTGCGGCGTGCAAAGTTGCTAGTCATGAAGCACCAAATCTCCAAAACTGGAAGCAATACTTCTTAGGATACGACCAAACGACCAAAGCCTATATCCACGAAGCCTTAGAGCCACAGCAACCGTTGATGGTTCCAGGAGCGGTGGATGTACCTGCATTACCTGCGGGTGAATCCTAGCCGATCAGTTGGGGTTACCTCTATGGTTAACCCCAACATAAATTACAGACAGCATCAGAACTAAGATAGTGTGCTTTGCACAGCATAAATGAGCTTTCACCGCACGGGATGAGCAATTGTCCCGTGTTTTCTCATGTTTGAGGAGAAATAAGTAATCCAGGGTCACACGCATCTTCATCATTATCTGATGGCTCAGATAACACAACTTACCCTATGTCCGGGCTAATTATGCCTTAAATTTGCCCAAATCTATCTCTAGGAGTGAAAAGTGAGTCAATCCCTCACAGTGTTTGAGTACCAAGCTCAAGAAGTACGCACTATTGTCATTGATGGAGAACCTTGGTTTGTTGCCAAGGATATCTGTACTATCTTGGAGTATTCAAATACCAGCAGAATGCTTCCGCTCGTTGATAGCGAAGACAAGCAAGAAATCAATCCACAAGATCGCACGGATTTGGTGCTATCCTTACCCAGCAACACTTTTAGGCTCACCCTCATCAATGAATCTGGTTTATATGCTTGCATCTTTAGCTCCCACAAGCCCCAGGCAAAAATCTTCAAAAAATGGGTGACTTCTGAAGTTTTGCCTTCCATTCGTCAAACAGGTGG
Proteins encoded:
- a CDS encoding DUF5895 domain-containing protein — protein: MPRKTTVEVAHSDLPTTVEVMPEEPTTDDTVPVEPQTHLEPIVTERDEFCSSEYLDPFAKLPRIQALRGTTPDTCGYFIGAEQMARAGWLNYDESQLTEYTFEMTGAIEKGLLIANPRMLVCPKTPVLGFDHEQSEESKSTVIVGQYTSEMSSDPNIRNLQFYNVILLDENNKPLHQIPLSYKAKGANQASFAQHWQQFCHEITACHAIANRIPAKPKNTLFYSLAVFCFTTERTLAGSLKKGAACKVASHEAPNLQNWKQYFLGYDQTTKAYIHEALEPQQPLMVPGAVDVPALPAGES